The Spirochaetaceae bacterium genomic sequence TCCCAAGAGATCAAGAACACGAAAGCGATAGCACTCCACCAGAGGTATACGCCCGAGTCCAGGGACACTCGCGCAACCTCTCACCGGAGGAGTCGTCGCCGAGGCGCCGCGTCCGGCGTCAGAACGCGGCGAAGTGGTTGTAGCTCTCTTCGAGGGTGTAGGTGCGCGCCCCGGCCCGAGGCGGGGCATGGGCGATGCGGTTGTAGCCGCCGCCGTAGAACAGCAGCGGCCTGCCGCCGCTCAGGGCACCGCCGACCACCTTGCCGACCACGATTTCATGGTCGCCGCCCGGCAGCCGCTCGTGCACCGCGCAGTCCAGGAACCCGAGGCAATCGGCGAATACCGGCGCGCCGCTGACACCGAAGTCGATGTCGATCCCGGCAAAATCCTTCGGGCCGGGGGCGGCGAACCGTTGCGAAAGCGCCTCCTGGTCGGCGCGCAGGATGTTGATGGCGAACGCCGCCGTGGCGGCGAGCTGCTCGATCATCCGGTTGCGCCGATCGATGGCGAACAGCACCAGCGGCGGATCGAGCGACAGCGAGGTGACGGAGTTGGCGGTCATGCCCCACTCGGCCCCGGACCGGTCGCCGGTGGTGATCACCGTGACGCCGGTGGCGAAGTGGCCCATGATGCGGCGCTGAGCGTCGCGGTCAATCGCCATGCGCAGCCACCGGCGACACCGCCGCCACCGCCGGCACGACGGTGCGTGCCAGGAGTTCCAGGGAACGGGTCCAGCGCGCGCGGTCGTCCCAGTCGTGGGCGATCATCAGCAGCGTGCCGAAGCCGCCGGTCGCCTCCTGGAGGGCGCGCAGGCGCTCGCTGCAGGTGGCCGCATTGCCGATGATGCACAGCTTGCTCATCGCGTATTCCACGGTGATCTCCTCGTCCGGTTGATCGGGGCGCTCCTTCATCACCTGCAGCACGCCGCCGGCGGTCAGAATCTTGATCAGGTAGTCGAGCGAGGCGGCAAAGGAGCCCGCGCGCGCGTGGTCCCACGCCTCCGTGTCGCTGTCCGCCACGAAGATGCTGCGCGCCACCCGCCACATGGCGCGGTCGGGAACCGGTCGTCCGGCGGCGGCGGCGCCGCCGCAGTAGGTGT encodes the following:
- a CDS encoding flavin reductase family protein encodes the protein MAIDRDAQRRIMGHFATGVTVITTGDRSGAEWGMTANSVTSLSLDPPLVLFAIDRRNRMIEQLAATAAFAINILRADQEALSQRFAAPGPKDFAGIDIDFGVSGAPVFADCLGFLDCAVHERLPGGDHEIVVGKVVGGALSGGRPLLFYGGGYNRIAHAPPRAGARTYTLEESYNHFAAF